The DNA segment ACAGACCTCAAGCCCTAATTACAAACGAGAACTTGGCACGAGGATGAGAACGGAAATGGATTCCATTTCTAAAACCTAGTTCTCTGTAATGTTTGTCATACCAATCAGTAAAGTTGATTAATGCCGTGGATGTTTGGGTGTAGCTTACATACTTATGAATCTCAGCTTATTAGCAAATAGTGTATAGTCATAAACAAAGATGTTTCAGTTATGGTACAGATAGCTTTGTTTATATGCTACACCAGTGAtctaatgtttgtgttgttttgtgtatGGATGGTTTACTTTTAACAGATAACTATCTCAGTAGTATTTTGGCAGTTATCTCTGCTTCAGGCATCTGTAACAACAGCACAATACATTTGCCTGGTTGGCTGGCTGGCTGCCCTGTACAGAGTACAGAGCTTTGCATATTTCAATCATTTTACTATCCttcttaaatttaaatgtagtaGTCATGCgcctattcctttttttttttttttttttgaggggcaTCAGTGGCAGTCTTGACTCAATTGGTGCCCTAGATGACTACAGAAAATAAAGGCCAAAGTTTACTTCACTTTTCCACATGCCGCTCCATCTCTCACACTGTCGAgcactcagcctttcaaagtatactcttttgaccgcaaGTTTATATGGATGCGTTTGACGCATGTGCAGTATGACTGTTTTACGATACTCTTTCAGCAGGCACATGTGCATATGATGTAAGTAGACATGGACTGTTCACTGTGTGTGAGACTTAGCAGCACATGGAAAACCAACATATACTTTGACCTTTAGTATTTCTGTAGATAAGTTTAATATACacccactgagcactttattaggaactatggtactaataaagtgcctgatgtggtcttcttcTGGTGTAGCCAATTCACCTCAAGTTTGGTTTGTTTTGagattgtgcattctgagatgctgttttgctcactacaattgtacagaaggggttatctgagttacagttgtctttctgtcagctcgaaccagtctggccattctctgttgacctctctcatcaatgaggcatttccatcagcagaactgccactcactagatgttttttggttttggcaccattcagagtaaactcaagagactgttgtgcatgaaaatcccaggagatcagcagttacagaaatattcaaaccagcccatctggcaccgacaatcatgccacagtccattTTCCCCCATtcggatggttgatgtgaacataaactgaagcttctgacccatatctgcatgattttatgcattgcactgttgccaaacgattggctgattagataatctcatgaatctgtaggtgtacaggtgttcctaataatgtgctcagtgtgtgtatgttagtCTAGTGGTAAAGTTTCACCTTCAGAGATCTAAGCAAAGAAATtgataatgattattttgattctcCTTAAACAATTACAATACATTGTAATGACATTTTAATAATAGTAGAgtagaataatagtaaaaataaatagtaGACGATGACCCAGTTAGTAGTTTCAAGTGAAAATATACTTTTGGAAGTTGCATTCAAAATCAACATGGCTGAACAATCTTGATGGGCTGAATGCTACTGATAGTAGCCATAGAAAAAAAGGTGTTGGACTGCCTGGAACAGAAGCTTGGAATGGTATTTGAGACATACTAAAAAAAGTACACTTCAAATCAGTCCCCATAATCATAGGTTTGGCTTGTCTCTGTACAGTGGGAGaggatacatacagtatgtgtctgATGCTCCGTCTACTGCAGACATGGCTTATGACATCTGCAGCCACATATTACATATGGACTGTGTGAAACCTTTAAAGTGGGTGGAAGAAATATGATTCAGACTCATTGAAGAAGTCTTTTCAGCAATGTGGTTGATTTTGGGGTGATCCGCATCTCAGACTTGCCTTGAAGAATGTAGAAGTCCCCTCTCTGCCCTCAAATTCATGAGAAAAGTGGTAATGAAGGCTTAAGAATATAAACTCTCACACCATTAAAACAGGCACAGATGTGTCTCAATAAAAACATGATTATGTTTGCAATAAGATCTTTTTGATCTGAAtggaatgagaaaaaaaaatatggtttaaaaatatattacatagtGTCGTTGGAGCGTGGAATTACTGTTTGTGGCTACCTTCTCAAAATATGACATCAGCAAGACTGTTATTAGTTTcaaaggaataaaataattagaatcttcttaaaataacaattaaaacatCTCTGTTTTTGCCTTCACATCTATATGTAGGGAATCTTTGAAACCGTTTGTGCATTATGAATACTTATATTTTTTTGGATTAAAGAACATTTTGAATTTGTGTAGCAATAAGGTTCTATATGCTAAGATCAGTTAAGGCATTAGATAGCACAAACAATGGGAAAAAAtgttatacagcatttattaacagTTTATACAACCTTTTGGTTGATGTTGAtcataatgctaatgctaactcaCTTTAATTTATACAACATTTAATGttgtacattaaaatgttttagtgtataaatgtaataattaacgTTAACCAAGATTCATAAATGTTTTGAAAgtatttgttcatgttaactattgtgttGATGTTAACATaaagaaaatttgttttttaagctCAGATCATTTCCACTGCATGCAAATCTTattctgaattatttattattttccaaaatataatttttttaaataaaatgaaaccatACAGCTATGTCCATGTAGATTTGTTTATCAACAGTATATATTCAAGATCACAGATGCCGTGACtatttagtgttgaaaggtcctGCAGTGAGGAAATGTGCTTTCCCTTGGCGATTGTTGTAGAATAATAAATGACGTTTGAGTGAGACTAAACTTTGTAAGTGTGCTTCATTAATTCTCAAGCAACACACAACGGGTCAGTGCCAGCATTGTAAGCACAAGGGGCCGAGTTTGTTTTGCTTGCATGCTTCAGCAACAGTTTTGACAGAGTAGGAGACACTGAACTATAAACATCTAAGGTCTGGAAATGATTTTATTCCTTAATAATTGATGCAAGTCATCTGTGTCTATAGTATGTGAGTCCTTATCcctgtttttttttagatgtttaaaggggtagttcaaccaaaattaaaatattgtaatcATTTAGTATCTCTCATCTTGTTTCAACCCATTCCCCATACccattgatttttttctttccatATTAATTTTTTGCCTAACCtttaccattcactttaattgtaaggttcacattctgcctaacatttccttttccaCAGACAAGGGCAAAAATTCCAGTGGGATGGGGTGAGGTaaaccccaataatcaaaacaaacgaGTACAATCCCCCCATTATTTAAAcagtgatcaatggaaacatggttaaatgcttcatgctgcaacctCTCCAATGTACAAGATGAATCTACACCCTTGTccccaaaagaaagaaattcagatgGGTTTGAATTGTATTGGGGTTTTGGGACAAAATTGCCATCAAAATTTAAAATGTGGGAGGTGAAAAATGCCCTCCCAGTGAATTGTTCTGAATTGTTagtaacatctgatatagttcttCATATTTTACTATATACCTAGGTATGCATGTTATGGCATTAAATAAGAACTGATGTTGATTCTTAGGTAATAATTTAAATGTTGAGATTGAGACTCTTGAGACTGAATCTCTTTGTATTATTGAAGCAATTCAATTGTTGTATTTGAAATAAACAGATgagatacattttcattttaaacagtTAAAAACCCCTTAAGAAGGTAAAAATGCCCTGAAAACCAAATCCACTGTGCATACAGTATATTGCCCCCTAATGttagttaatttctgacactcatttggaacaacatgggggtgagtaaatggtaacaagaactatgcctttaaatatGTAATGTGTAGCGTGCCAGctgaaagaaaatgaacaaaaatgtgaTAAAGTTTCTTAGCGAATATGCTGCTTTATTCAAAAGCTAAATGGTGAATTACCAAGGCAGCCCTTGGTACAATATCAGGTTTGTGGTCCCTGAGCAAAACATTTGAACAATCAAAGAATCCAGATACTGGAATATAAATTACAGCCATTAGCAAAATTCAGagcattacaaaaacaaaaaacaaataaaaaacattttagagtAATCATCATACCTATTTCTGATACATAGGTGAAATGCATATAATATCTaaacatttatgtacaaatataaatgttttaaatggcacagtatatatatactgctTTAAACTAACATTTACAGGCTAACCCAATATGGGCCATTCCCAAGAGTGAAAGAAACTCTGTTAGGATCACTGTTGTTGCTTATGTAAAGCTCTCAGTTAACATGTTCTGTATAGCAGGCATAGTGATGTACAATTGCCAGCCATACTTGTAAAGGAATAAGGAAATCTATGGCTGTAAGCCAGACCACTCTGTGCAAAACTCAGATCCATGTTATAATCACATCTTAAACTTTAGCTGCCATCTGTTTTGTACATAACTTTGTGTTACAAAAGACCTGCTGCCAATTGGAAGAGTGAGAGAAACTTTACACAAGCAACAAACAGTTCATTCAAACCAAGCTGTGCAACTTCAAATTCAGTATACTGTATCTCTGAGCAaagctaaaaataaaatacaaaaccaTGCCAAAATCTATCTGCCAAGATTGTTTGAATGCATtggtattaaataatataaacaattaaagatTTGGGGCATTTTCACACAGCTTAAAGATATCATCATAAAATGTCAAGATGATTTAAGGGAAAAAAGTGCTTGATCCTCATACACCACAGATTAAGATAACCTGACAGCATATTTGGAAAATTGCCTATTGCCAGCacaatatatctttaaaaaaactaatagcaataataattataataacactgacatcaaaaaaatttaattgttatTAAAATGGACCttcattttgttaattttatccgGAGTCCTTTACAAATTAGAACTATATAATAAAGCacccattttaaaacattgaccaTAAAAATCAAATCATTAAACCTGAGGGAACAACCTGAACGGTATTTGGAGAGAATAATATATAAAGAGCAAACTAATTTACTAATTAGAATTGAAAACTAAGCATAAAAAGCTGGCAAAAGGCTTGGGTATGCTAAAAACTTACATTCTATGAGAATTGCAAATTAGATACAAGCAATATTAATGACATAAAGCACAGTTGATTGCCTGCAAAGCTTGGCGTTGAAAGCCTCCTTCTGCCGGGCCCTACGTCGTGTCTGGTTTGGACAGAATGGTCAGGCACCAGGCAGTAAGGACATTTTTAAAGGCGGGCCGCACAGCAGCCCAGTATAACCATGAAGGCCGTTTGCCACTGCAGAGTAAATGCAGCAGGCTCACGGCCCAATACAACACTGGTCCCATTGCCTTTCAGATACCGAGGCAGTGAGGGACGAGGATACAAGAAAGGAGCTGGTCGCCTTACTAGGCAACCTGAGGAGGGCACCACAGGGTGTCTGGATACAGCAGACAGTGCACAGACTTAAACCTGAGAGAGGTGATGAAAACCAAAAGGTTAAATTAGCACAAGATTTGACAAGATTTAAACAAGATCTAGAGTGTTAAGGAAGTGTCATACCTGGAAGGATCCTCCTCAACAGAGAAAGCCCCCTTCATGTTGATTATGTTCTTCTTGTTCTCAAACATTCCATAACTCAATGTAATCTGATTGAAAAGGCATGAAACAGCATTAATAAATCTATACAATATTTACCCATACAGTTACtgacccttgtgttgttccaaatccatatgacttcgaTTGTATTCAGATGTTAGCCTCACTCACCATTaaatttcattgtttggaaaaacgatgcaatgagagtgaatgATGCCTGAAGCTTTCacccctaacattctgccaaccatcttcttttgtgttccacaaagaaagttatatgggttttgaacaacatgagagtgagcaaataatgacaaatTGTTggttgagctatccctttaaagctttcAGAACCCCACCTGTTTGTGTACTTCTGATTTGGACACCTGTTGCAGGTTCTCCAGATGGGAGTGGAACAAGCTGCTTCGGGTCAGAGGAACCCCTAGAACTGACTCAATGATGTAGCCAACGGTACAGTCATCGGGGAGACGGATCTTCTCGGCAGTGTTCATGAAATGGCCACCACTGTCGGAAAGAGAAATAGTAAGTCAATTAAAACGGTTtcgaacatttaaaaatattatacatgttCTTAGAAAATGCATTAGGCtagtgaaattttttttgcacCTTGCCCAGGGGCTCATCTTCAAAGCCAGACCATGGCTGACACAGAAGCCTGCTCCTCCAGTAGCAAACCAGAAATTGACAGGTCTCTGCAAAAAAGCGAAATCATTAGTTTCTATTATATAAAATTGCCATCACGACCAATTACAATATTCGAaacaaaggaatattccaggattGGCCGcatttacttctattgtaagtggcTCACTATAACTTAgatatttgctttattttttaaagaaacagtaaaacaagtctaACATTTTTGTGGTGACAAAGTAAGCCTAAAATGCtgttggttgagcttaacttgtattgaacctaaaaCTTTTTTAAGGATATTTTGGAAAACCTACCATCTTGTTGTCCCCAAGTCTTTCTGTGGCCTCAATAGGCCGGTCAAGGCTTGGTTTTCCAATGTACATGTCCTTAGTGTGAGGGTAGTTGGACAGCAACTTCACCAGTGTCTTCACATTTACATAGTTATCATCATCCACATGACAGAACCACCTAAACCAGAAGATATTTAATTAGAACAACCAATATAGTAGGTTTTGACAGTAAAACATGGCTTCTACCAATTAATAATGTAGCATACTGTACTAATAATCTTGCATTTCTTACTTCTTTCCAGACTCAATGAACTTGTCATACTCAACAGCCATCTTGCAGGACAGAGCCTGGCGGCTGTGGGCAGCAGAGCAGTTGGTGTTGATGGTGTGGTCTCCTGTGCACAGAAGAGGATAGATATTAAGTGAGTGTCCACGTAATAATACACTCATGTCCATCACTTAAATAAAGTCTATTGTCTGAGAGGTCAGGTGCCTCTGCACACACCTTAACCCCCCCCCCAACAGCCCTGTGCCCCTTTAGCTAAGCACAAGATTTTTAAGAGGATTAGATGCCTGCTTTAACTGAGTCCAAACTCTGCTCATATCAAAGAAGGAATGCCTGCTTCTTTCTGGCCTTGAGACTCTTGTATCAGGATGCAACACTCACCGATTTTTTTCTTAAGTTCCTCATCTTCGCTGTCCGTGAAGATGTAagtctgtgaaaacaaagacaaagCCTGGTCAGTTATCTCTTTTAAgtcaagtcacacatgttcatcAATGAATCACTTGAGCAAAGATAAAACCAGAAATAAGCAAGTTCCAAACAAGAATCGTATGTCTTGGAGTGCTGTTTATCCCAAGCGGATTGATTAGGAAGCATTGTCTGCATTTTACGCCATGGAAAACTCAGCAAGTTAAACAAGCCAAAAACACCCCCAAAATAAAGACCCCTTGTTCTCGTTTTCAGTCTCTCCATGACAACTGCTCAGCACCCGAAAGCATCCCAGGCCCAGAACAAAATGGGGGAGCAGATTACCCCACTTACCCCCAAGAACTCCACCCCCAACTACCCCCAATCTATTGCCCCCATCCACCTCCCATGTCTTTCCATTCGTCATCCCTCTATCCCCTTCAGACAAGATAAAAATGCCATGAGAAGGAATAGGCAACAGAATGGGAAAGTcatttgaaagaaataaaagacacATCAGGTCCCATTCTCTCCAAACTTCCCAGACACAGTCGGATTGATGAATATACATTCAGCCCAATGCAGCAGTCACAGTGATGTCTGACCCTGGTGGGttttgttaacattaaaataGATGGGGGTAGTGCATTGGGGTGGGATTAGGGAGCTCATTGTGGAAGATAAGACAGAGCAGGTGCAAGGCAGCAGCCCCGGCTCAAAGGAGCCATTGAGAAATAGACGCCACACGCCTCAGACAGACTGATGAAAAGGTGCCCTGGCCATGCACTGTCGTTAACCTGTTTGCTTTCCACCTCAGGTGAGACAGCACCTGCCACCTGCTGCCTTATCTCAGCCACGTGTCTGAACAGGTCAATCTGCCCACGCCCTCTCGCTCTTCAACGCCTACGTTACAAAACGTCCACCTGTTCTCTTATGTACTCTAAGttagctacactgtaaaaaaaaaatcttaaattgattgtAAGGAAAAAGAACgttaaaaatgctacagtaaaaaaatatttaattggttaACCGATAGTTTCCTTATCAGATACGGTGAAAAAAGATAAAAAGCAGATtatatttttaaggttaatgctctatcaagttttaaatcaagaaaacctatgtccttaccctaaaccttaataCTAACctgtagtgtcataaaagcaaatgtgagatgaaaaatgcaattgctggaGTACCTCGTCATTTCATGTTGCCTCTACACTTTTGCAAGTGCAAcactttatcagttgagctaccgcacaatttgatcaaatgtagttggttatttaATGCAAAAATCCATTGCCAtataggccacgtccacactaatacacatttgtttgaaaacacatctttttctctatgttttggccttccgtccacactgagatgggtTTTGACAGTTAAAATGCTcaaaaatgctctcccaagtgcatatatttgaaaatggaaaagtgtggacaggggaaatggagatatctgaaaactatgacatattttttgtcatgtgattCAGTTATGATGAGTTTTCATatgagaaacttttgaaaaacgtTTGAAAATGCCAGTGTGGACAGAGAGTGTTTCGAAAACagttttttcaaatgtatccggattaatgtggattaataaagtcatgcgctatagtaaaattGTTTCAGTGTTATACGTTTTTATGAACTTGTGAGtcgttgtagcacctctagtgtatATTTTACCAGGATACTGCCACACATAAAAGTCATGATATATATGGTAGTGAACagtgtaatataaatataaatatgcagGCACCAAAGTGACATTCTGTAATGCCTGACATGTTATCACTGTATATTTTTCAGTGAATTTCCAGCAATCTCAGCTGCCAGTtttctttttaactgtaaattaaagtttatgttttgtGATCTTTATTTCAACAGtggataatttaaaatatatatatatatattttgactaaATCCCTACACACTCACATAAGCATGGACTCATTCCCCAGTCCATAGttgcatattttttaaatgttcagctTTGTCAGATAATGTTTGATATGCAGAGCAAACTCTGAGCAGATGTGTAGTGCAGGCATCTGTTTGTTGAGAGTGGGTTGGCGGTTGGGCTGGTAAAGGATCAGAGGCTGCCACTGTTTGCTCAGAGTTACGCTGAAAGAACAGACTAACTACACAGGCAACTACCTAGAAAAGCTGGGCATTGATAGAGGAGAGAAACCTCATAGCTGATTAGTGCATtacaatgtgcatgtgtgtgtgtgtgcgcctgtgtgtGGCTATTCACCCCCACCCTATCCCTGCTTCAACTATCACTTTCCATTGAGACAATGAGGAGTGCTTTCAGGCTGGGTAAATCCCAAAAATGTCTGCCTGCATTTGCATACAGCTGCAGTGGTTAACTAAAGAGAGGCCTCTCATGGCGGATGCTTTGTTTCTTGATTTCCctttcattgaataatgaaaAGATGTTTTGAGCCAAAATGACCCAATTACTCAAGCATGTTTTCTTTCTTAAATGTCAAGTCTTCAGAATATAAATTTTCCATCGTTCTGCACACAAAAAAGGATGACGGTTTTTATTGGATTATGTGTGGAGTTCTGATGAGCGGGTGAAAGTTGGTAGGGCTTCCTACCCCACTAAAGAAATCCTGGAGCCTGACTGTCTGTCTCCTGCTCCCcagaaaggaaagagagagagatgttacTCCCTCTATGAAACACCACCCAGCCCAGTTAGCTCTACTGTACCTGTGCCAGTTTAATGTACCAAACCACCAGAAACTCAAGCCACAACAGATCCACACTGCTTACATTGTCCTTTATGCTCAACAATTATAGCCAAGGATTCAAAACAAGAGAAACCACTGTCACAAACTGAGTTGCTGAGTATTTACACAGTTACGTGTTTCAAATAGAAGTAATGAGGTTGGTCATGGTGGTACTTTTGGATTGAGCAAGTCAAGCAGTTGATCTGAATGGCATTTGGGAGCTGTCTGTGTAACTGGACACCAGATACCACAGCCACGGCACAGGCTGTTCTGTCATTGTTGTGAATTGTGAATCGCTGGGGAAGCTGCATTGTTCCAGGGGGGAAATTCAGAGAAACAGCGGAAGCCAGAAGCTGCTGCCTGAACAATTCAAATGGGAGTAGATCAGATTGAAGAGAATAACACTATTCAAGAGACTCATCAAGTCAAGTACACTACAACATgtaattttaaaggggtcatataatgccatttttgtacaagttaatatgaatctttagggtctaaatgaaaactttgtaatatacttttattaaaaattctcattagtattttaagaaaacactaattttacctgctcaaaaacagctcttttTTCAGCACGccatttcagagcatatgactttaaatgataatgaactttggtcaccccgcccctccgttctggagttattctccgtataactgtttttttgacattacttcttaatcagtaacatacaagtaaaccaggtgtaacttagtgttaccatgttaactgtaacacctgcgtacacagtttttaataacacaataaccataacgcgttgttcattataaacgtgggattatgaattatattgagaacgtcgtaacgttatggaaaacatgccgtagtgtaccctgagtgtaaacattagccacattcattgtgaagcgtgcaagcgatttgcaaagattaatataaaggttaataaaacgttacacttacttcttctggaggtgcaaagggaatataaatagtttgtaccgaatcttttttcagcagcagcttcttagcaaaaccagctttatactgaccctcgtttataaagcagtatggtgaaaaatgattcacgcaaacatgaacgcattgacgttgctcgtggggaatattcccatcgtaaacaaaactcagccactgcgtcttcagcggctcagatttaggaacatcaaaatgactgctgagTTCGTTATTACACctaagaacagaacaccacaatcgcttaggcgccattctgctccagtgtatcaacaatgatgacggactatgattgacagctcgctcacgagcgaggccgggtctgtgttgaaacactgctgtcaatcaacaatcctgggaggggcgtccgaccgtgtgacgtcacacggtcgaatgGCTCGATtggaggcaggggaaaatatataaggagattaaaacaaaaacactggatggatttttatcataataggatggttgtgtacaggcacagccaacacacatttcagtacaatcaacttgaaaaagtgcatgtaccattatatgacccctttaaaggaatatcctgtcatcatttactcacatgctatgactttctttcatggaacacaaaaggagacgatAGGCattatggaaaaatatgcaatgaaagcgaatggtgacatGGAAATGAGACTGTAACAACATtgaggtgaataaatgataaactcattttaattttcagtgaACCGTCGCTTTTACAGACAGAAAGCAGAAATCAGTACTCGAGCTCTAGTGTTTCATTCTGTTTTGAAAATACTGATAATTCCAGTCTATTAATAAGGTCTGGGGAGCTTCTAGTTGTCCTTGACTAACTCTAAACAATGAAAAGGCAGTTTCCCAGCGAGAAGTGTCGCAGGCTGCCATAGTGTCAACAGCAAATGCTGATTGGATCTACTCCCCGTGTTTACATGTAAACAGCCCAAGACAGTGAGCTGTTAATCACCCGTCACGGCAACACCTGAAGCAGGTGAGAGGGAAGGAAAGATGAGTTCATCACACAGAACATGAGCTGATAACCCCTATGAACATGTTCACAATGCTCATCTCACTTGACATATGTGACACAGTTCTCATGCTGTGGGCCTAACAATGCCTGGCACCTCGAAACACTTGTTTGGTGCCAGCCATTGTGGCTAGCAGCCAAACGGTACACTGGATACTTTAGGATAATCCACAGCCATTCAGATGACAATTACTGGGATTTCACGTACTCAGGTGTTGCACATGGAtgaatgtttaaataatttgAGAGCGGACCTCCATATATGTATATTGTGAATGTGAGGATTCATATAGCTGCCATTATAGCTTATCTTTTGTTCTTTGAGTCCCAGCCACCTGGCACCCATTCTCTAGGAACTCCCCCTTGTGTTCTGGGCTGCACTGGTCTTTTATGTCTGCACTGCTCCCCACCAGCTGCCACTATTAATCCCTGCTGTTAACTCTCTACTCTGTGAGTTAACTTCTATCATCTTCTGTACTGAGCAAACTCAAAGGGAGCATAGTCTTAAATTTGCAAGGCCTGGTGTGACCATATCAGTTTATCATGAAAGTGAAGGTAAAATTTAAACTGACTAATTGAGTGCAGAAACTAACCTGTcatacaaaggcaaaacacagtatgTTTGCCAAGAATGAAATTGAAAAAGATTAGATTGCCACGCCACATATCTTATATATACCCACTTGGTTAGGTATGTATAGTTGAGGTAAACCTGTTTGTCACAAGACATATTAGTCTAAAAATGACAAAAGTTTGGTCATATTTTGACTAAATGTATAGTtgctgtgttttgcctttgcaagACAGTAAAgtcaaattaattatattcctATTCTGAAAATTCAAACAATAGCAAAAAAAAGCATCAAATGTCAATGTCTTTGATATTCACAGAATGACTAGAAAAAGAATGTTCTTTGTCCTCAAATCATGAAACGTGTTGCTATGGCTATATGAGCCTTATTCAAATTACAAGAATCCCCCACTCGTCAAAG comes from the Xyrauchen texanus isolate HMW12.3.18 chromosome 12, RBS_HiC_50CHRs, whole genome shotgun sequence genome and includes:
- the LOC127652832 gene encoding beta-1,3-N-acetylglucosaminyltransferase lunatic fringe-like; protein product: MLKTYSMKVVLSVAGATVTCLALLVVFTQHQRIRMGGMQNESEVVLRSLQSLAEPEGDDGAQTGQNGKKGFSAYFSKLTRSRREADKPVEASGAATDAPAEDISADDIFIAVKTTMKFHRSRLDLLLDTWISRNMQQTYIFTDSEDEELKKKIGDHTINTNCSAAHSRQALSCKMAVEYDKFIESGKKWFCHVDDDNYVNVKTLVKLLSNYPHTKDMYIGKPSLDRPIEATERLGDNKMRPVNFWFATGGAGFCVSHGLALKMSPWASGGHFMNTAEKIRLPDDCTVGYIIESVLGVPLTRSSLFHSHLENLQQVSKSEVHKQITLSYGMFENKKNIINMKGAFSVEEDPSRFKSVHCLLYPDTLWCPPQVA